The stretch of DNA GGTCATCGTGCTCTCCTACGCCACATTGCTCGAGGGTTCGGTGCTGACGGAAACCGTCTTCGCCTGGCCGGGGCTCGGCGCCTATCTCACCAATTCCCTGCAAAATGCCGACATGAATGCCGTGCTCGGCGCCACGCTCATCATCGGCGTCACCTTTGTCGGCCTTAATGTCGTGTCTGACCTGCTCTATCGGCTGCTCGATCCGAGGACGCGCACGCCATGACCGATGCAACCCGCCCCAGCTCTGCCGGCAGCTGGAAGGAATGGCTGCTGACCCCCGAGCCCCAGTCCCGCGGACAGGCCCGCCTTGGCCGCTTCTATGTCGCCTGGCGCAGCTTCATCGGCAATCCGCTTGCGGTCCTCGGGCTCGTTATCGTGCTGATGCTGGTCATCGTCGCCATCTTCGCGGATGTGCTGGCGACCCATTCCCCAACCATAGGCGGTGATTTGCGAACCCAGCGGCTGCTGCCGCCCAGCGCCGAATTCTGGCTCGGCACCGATGATCAGGCGCGCGATATCTATTCCCGCATCATTTACGGCTCGCGCCTCACCCTCATGGTGGTTGCGCTCGTCACGGTCATTGCCATGCCGGTCGGCCTGTTCTTCGGCACGATCGCCGGCTATTTCGGTGGCTGGATCGATGCGGCCTTCATGCGCCTCACCGACATCTTCCTGGCCTTTCCCCGCCTGGTGCTGGCGCTGGCCTTCGTGGCGGCCTTGGGGCCCGGCATCGAGAATGCCATCATTGCGATCGCCATCACCATCTGGCCGCCTTATGCAAGGCTCGCCCGCGCCGAGACACTCACCATTCGCAACAGCGATTTCATTCACGCGGTTCGGCTGCAGGGCGGCTCCGCACCGCGAATCATCCTCAAGCATGTGGTTCCCCTGTGCATGTCCTCGGTGATCGTGCGGGTCACGCTCGATATGGCAGGCATCATTCTCACCGCCGCCGGCCTCGGATTCCTGGGGCTTGGCGCCCAGCCGCCCTCGCCGGAATGGGGCGCCATGATCGCCTCTGGCCGTCGCTTCATCATGGACCAATGGTGGGTTGCGGCCATGCCGGGCTTTGCCATCTTCATCGTCAGCCTCGGCTTCAACCTGCTGGGTGATGGGCTGCGCGATGTTCTCGATCCGAAGGCTGCCCGATGAGCCAGAGCCCTCTCTTGACGATCGAGGACCTGCGCGTGCGCTTCCACTTGCGCCGCGGAATAGTGGAGGCGGTGCGAGGCGTCTCCTTCACACTCGGCCGCGAACGGCTTGGAATTGTCGGTGAATCCGGCTCCGGCAAGTCACAGACCGGCCGCGCCATTCTCGGCCTCACCCGGCCACCGGGCGAAGTCACGGCGAAAACGCTGAACTTCGACGGCACCGATCTCTTGACCGCATCGCCCCGCCAGCTCCGCGCCCTGCGCGGCAGCCGTATGACCATGGTCATGCAGGACCCGAAATATTCGCTCAACCCGGTCATGACCGTTGAACGCCAGATGGTCGAGGCCTACCGCGCCCATAACCGCAGAGCGAGCCGGTCGGAGGCGCTGGAGCGTTCTGCCGCCATGCTCGCCGCGGTGAAGCTGCATAACCCAACCCGGGTGATGTCGCTTTATCCGCATGAGCTGTCGGGCGGCATGGGCCAACGGGTCATGATCGCCATGATGCTGATCACCGACCCTGATCTCCTGATCGCGGACGAGCCCACCTCAGCGCTCGATGTCACCACCCAGCTCGAGGTGCTGCGTATTCTCGATGAGCTCGTCTCCGAGCGCGGCATGGGACTGATCTTCATCAGCCACGACTTGGAACTGGTGGCCTCCTTCTGCGATCGCGTTCTCGTCATGTATGCGGGCAAGGTGGTGGAGAGCCTGCCCTCGGGCGACCTGCACGCCGCTCAGCATCCCTATACGCGCGGCCTCATGGGCTGCCTGCCCAAGCTCACCGGTGATCGTCATCCGCTCCCCGTTCTCTCGCGTGATCCCGCATGGGCGCAATGACATGAATGCGCTCCTTGACATCGATCATCTCGGCGTCACCTTCGGCTCAGGCGCTCAGCGGTTCACCGCGGTCGATGATGTGAGCTTTTCGCTTCAGGCCGGCGAATCGCTGGGCCTGGTTGGCGAGTCGGGCTCAGGCAAATCTACAGTGCTGCGCGCGATCACCGGGCTGAACCCGATCTCGCAAGGGGCGATCCGTATCGAAGGCAAGCCCCTGGGCACCGGGCGCGACATGAGCTTCTTCCGCATGGTGCAGATGGTCTTCCAGGATCCCTATGCCTCGCTTCACCCACGCCACACCGTGGACCAGATCCTCTCCGAGCCGCTCTCGATCCACCGGATCAGGAACACCGCGGACCGTATCGTGACCGCATTGAAGGAAGTTGGTCTTGGGCCAGGGTTCCGGTTTCGCTATCCCCACCAGCTCTCCGGTGGCCAGCGCCAGCGAGTTGCCATCGCACGCGCATTGATTCTGCGGCCGCGGCTCATCCTGTTGGACGAGCCGACTTCGGCGCTCGATGCATCCGTGCAGGCGGAAATCCTCAATCTGCTGGAAGAGCTGCGAGCCCAGCATGGCCTCACTTATGTCTTGGTGAGCCATGATCTTGCTGTTGTCGCACATCTGTGCGAACGGATCATCGTTATGCGGCACGGGTCGATCATCGAGCAGACCTCGGCGGCGGCCCTTCGGCGCGGCGATGTTGCAAGCGACTATACCCGCGAGATGCTGCAGGCCGAGCATGGCTTCGTGCGGCGTCCCAAACCCGCCGCTGCGCAATGAGCAGGAGATCTAATCATGAGCGATGAAATCGTCTTCTATCACAACCCACGCTCACGCGCCCTGATCGTTCATTGGATGCTGGAGGAGGTCGGCGCCAAATATCGCACGGTCACTCTCGACCTTCAGAAAGGCGAGCAGCGGAACCCGGATTATCTCGCCATCAACCCCATGGGCAAGGTGCCCGCCATTGTTCACCGCGGCAATGTGATCACCGAGACGCCCGCGATCATCGCATATCTCGCCGATGCCTTCCCGGATGCCGGTCTTGCCCCGGCCTTGGATGATCCCGCGCGCGGCCCTTACTATCGCTGGCTCTTCTTCGGCGGCA from Rhodoligotrophos sp. CJ14 encodes:
- a CDS encoding ABC transporter permease; translation: MTDATRPSSAGSWKEWLLTPEPQSRGQARLGRFYVAWRSFIGNPLAVLGLVIVLMLVIVAIFADVLATHSPTIGGDLRTQRLLPPSAEFWLGTDDQARDIYSRIIYGSRLTLMVVALVTVIAMPVGLFFGTIAGYFGGWIDAAFMRLTDIFLAFPRLVLALAFVAALGPGIENAIIAIAITIWPPYARLARAETLTIRNSDFIHAVRLQGGSAPRIILKHVVPLCMSSVIVRVTLDMAGIILTAAGLGFLGLGAQPPSPEWGAMIASGRRFIMDQWWVAAMPGFAIFIVSLGFNLLGDGLRDVLDPKAAR
- a CDS encoding ABC transporter ATP-binding protein — its product is MSQSPLLTIEDLRVRFHLRRGIVEAVRGVSFTLGRERLGIVGESGSGKSQTGRAILGLTRPPGEVTAKTLNFDGTDLLTASPRQLRALRGSRMTMVMQDPKYSLNPVMTVERQMVEAYRAHNRRASRSEALERSAAMLAAVKLHNPTRVMSLYPHELSGGMGQRVMIAMMLITDPDLLIADEPTSALDVTTQLEVLRILDELVSERGMGLIFISHDLELVASFCDRVLVMYAGKVVESLPSGDLHAAQHPYTRGLMGCLPKLTGDRHPLPVLSRDPAWAQ
- a CDS encoding ABC transporter ATP-binding protein translates to MNALLDIDHLGVTFGSGAQRFTAVDDVSFSLQAGESLGLVGESGSGKSTVLRAITGLNPISQGAIRIEGKPLGTGRDMSFFRMVQMVFQDPYASLHPRHTVDQILSEPLSIHRIRNTADRIVTALKEVGLGPGFRFRYPHQLSGGQRQRVAIARALILRPRLILLDEPTSALDASVQAEILNLLEELRAQHGLTYVLVSHDLAVVAHLCERIIVMRHGSIIEQTSAAALRRGDVASDYTREMLQAEHGFVRRPKPAAAQ
- a CDS encoding glutathione S-transferase family protein; translation: MSDEIVFYHNPRSRALIVHWMLEEVGAKYRTVTLDLQKGEQRNPDYLAINPMGKVPAIVHRGNVITETPAIIAYLADAFPDAGLAPALDDPARGPYYRWLFFGGSCFEPALLDKMMKRPPVEPAGMTGHGTYEDVLTAIKIALTPGPYILGERFSAADVYIGSELGWAMKFGAPGLESEPVITDYVGRMASRPAFARTVGQT